The following are encoded together in the Vigna angularis cultivar LongXiaoDou No.4 chromosome 9, ASM1680809v1, whole genome shotgun sequence genome:
- the LOC108347063 gene encoding zinc finger protein ZAT9, which yields MERHKCKLCLRSFANGRALGGHMRSHMMNLPVPPKESEFVPVQLSFEAESSPSQSSSSFYGLRENPKKSFRFADPEFSFAAETGSVILQDRESETESSKNPTRKRSKRAWQLGEPVKKMKLCGNNNKNESASSASDTTAEEAVAFCLMMLSRDRWKKYDDHKNIQQYDDDEVEDDDEDDDDDEEEEDEEEDDEEKNGFELEEMKSVKRSNKVRGRYKCETCDKVFRSYQALGGHRASHKKMKLNSETEFQKPEPEPEHVAVSEKKIHECPVCSRVFGSGQALGGHKRTHVIGSSATHTTATVRTSATVSVGASVRVGDSLIDLNLPAPVDDDEDISQFDHSALSDAEFVKE from the coding sequence atggagaGGCACAAGTGCAAGCTTTGCTTAAGGAGTTTCGCCAATGGAAGAGCTTTAGGAGGTCACATGAGGTCTCACATGATGAACCTACCCGTTCCTCCCAAAGAGAGCGAGTTCGTTCCGGTTCAACTCAGTTTTGAGGCCGAGTCATCGCCTTCTCAATCCTCTTCTTCCTTCTACGGTCTCAGAGAGAATCCCAAGAAAAGTTTCCGTTTTGCAGATCCTGAATTCTCGTTCGCAGCAGAAACGGGTTCCGTGATCCTCCAAGATAGAGAGAGCGAGACGGAGTCGTCCAAGAACCCGACTCGAAAACGATCCAAGAGGGCGTGGCAACTCGGAGAACCCGTGAAAAAGATGAAACTCTGTGGGAACAATAACAAGAACGAATCTGCGAGTTCTGCTTCCGATACCACCGCGGAAGAAGCCGTAGCATTTTGTCTAATGATGCTGTCTCGTGACAGATGGAAGAAATATGATGATCATAAAAACATACAGCagtatgatgatgatgaggttGAAGACGACGATGAAGACgacgatgatgatgaagaagaagaagatgaagaagaggatgatgaagaaaaaaatggttttgaaTTGGAGGAGATGAAATCTGTTAAGAGGAGTAACAAGGTGCGTGGGAGGTACAAATGCGAAACGTGTGACAAGGTGTTTCGATCTTACCAAGCTCTTGGTGGGCACAGAGCGAGTCACAAGAAGATGAAGTTAAACTCTGAAACGGAGTTTCAGAAACCCGAACCTGAACCAGAGCACGTTGCTGTGTCGGAGAAGAAAATCCACGAATGCCCGGTTTGCTCTAGAGTCTTCGGTTCGGGTCAAGCACTCGGTGGACACAAGAGAACACATGTTATAGGTTCTTCTGCAACTCACACCACTGCAACCGTAAGAACTTCTGCAACTGTTTCGGTTGGAGCTTCTGTCAGAGTTGGAGACAGTTTGATAGATCTTAATCTCCCTGCTCCAgtagatgatgatgaagacatTAGCCAGTTCGATCACTCTGCTCTTTCCGATGCAGAGTTTGTCAAAGAGTGA